The stretch of DNA TATTCCAAGCGCTTTAGTCAGAAAGCTGGAATCCTAGCTCAATATACTCTGCCACCTGCCTGCTTCTTAAACCATACCTGAAACCGTGGGCTTGGGAGCTCTCAAATTCTTTAGGAAGTCTATTGGtgcaaacatttttgaaatgggattttttttttttttttttaagataatgattgcttctgtttttcttcctgcGCTTGCCCTCTCTTCCACACACTTATCCCTGCcaccttctccccttcctcccagtCTGAGACTCATTCATGGTCTCTGCCTCTGATCTTAGTTCTTTGACATCCCGTTGCCTCTCTTTGGAGACTCTGAACCCAATGAGAACAAACTTTTCTCAGGGCAGTGTTTTTTGGGAGGACACATAGGCACCCAGTGAAATAAGAGACACTGGAACTGATGCTTAGAACTGCAGGCAAACAGATTCCACCTCAGGTTGGGTGTCACGAGGTTAGGTGAGATGACCTGTAAGGTTCCTAAAACTGTGGGAACGTAAGACTCTACCCAAAGGAACTGTCCAGCTATGGAATGGGCCACCTTTGAGGTTGAACCTCATTCTTGGAAGTGATCCAGTAGGGTCTGTAAGGCCACAGTTAATATAAGAGGAGATTTCTGTGCAGTGTGGTTGGACACTGGGTCAGTGGACCTCTGGGCATTCATTCAGAGTGCTAATCAGAAGCTCTGGGATCGCCTTGTCCCCAGAGTCACATGGGTTTATGCCACTCAGTGCTGGACCTTTTCCATGAGAGCAAAAGGTGAGACAGTTACCGTCCTCTGGGAGCCAGTCGGTCACGTTCCACAAACCTCTGTTGAGGGATCGGGCACCAAAAGGCCGGTTCCTGGTTTTGTTGAAGTCCACCTTCCTAGGCAGCAGACTGGCGTCCTGCTGAGACCCCCAAGGCAGACGGGGGTGGTTGCTGGCCTCCCGTTCAGCTAAGGAGAGAGGAGTTTCTCCTCCTGTCCAGGGGAACCAGCCAGGCTCAGTGCCTCTGTGCAGAGTGGGGGACCTGAGGAGGAAGGCTCAGTCATTCCTTTTCTCCCCTGAAGCCTCTGTGTCCCAAGGAGCTCTGGCACTTTGTTCACCAGTGCTATGGGAACGAACTGGGCCTGACCAGCGATGACGAGGACTACGTGCCCCCTGATGACGACTTCAACACAATGGGGTGAGTGAGGCCGAGGGCGGCTGCCCAGAGCAGCCATGCAGATGCCTGCGGGAAGAACctgccaggcagagggaacagcacgcATGCCTGTGCAGCCGTGGAATGAACCATGGAATGAACGAGGGAAAGTGGTCACAGGTCAGGGAGCTTGAGGGGGCAGAGCCCAAGGGCCCGGCCAACTTTATGGTTGGCTTTTACTAAAAGTGGGATGGGAAAGTTTGGCTTAGGTAATTGCTAAGGTCTGATTTAACATTTCAGCAGGATCACTCTGGCCTCTGCACTGAGAATACATTGAAGGGGAAccagggcagaggcagggaaaccCATTAAGAGGCCGTTGAGTAATTTAGGTAGTTAGATGAGGGATGGTGGTGGTTTGGAGGAGAAATGGCAATAAGTGTTTAGTTCCTGAATAGATTTTGAAGGGTATGTTGATGGAACAGAAAAGAACCAAAGGTGGCTTTTAGACGTCTTTGGTTTTACTGCCTAGAAGGATGGCATTGTTGCAGACAGAGATGGACAGTACTATAGGCAGAGCAGGTTTCAGGGGGAAGATCAGGAGGGCAGTTTCAGGCAAGTTGAGATTGAGATGCCTGTTAGCCAAATGGAGATGTCAAGTGGGCATTTAGGCATGGAGTGTGAAGGTCACGGGGAAGCCTGGGCTGAGGCCATAAACGCGGCAATTATTGGTGGATAGTCATGAGATTAGCTGAAATTTCAAGTGACTCGGTGAACATAAAAAGAAGTTCAAGGACTGCCTGGGAGCACTCAACGAGGGGAAGAAGCAGCTGAAGAGAGCTTGAAAGCACATGCGGGCCCTAGGAAGGTTTCCTATCTTGGGAGCCAAGGGAAGGAAGTGAAGCGATAGGTTAAGGAAGATGGGAAGATGTGCCCGTAGACTGGCACAAAGCATGCTTGAGAGTGGAAGGGTAGCTAGCTGCAGGCTTGGTGGTGGTGCCAGAGGCATACACagggaaaaagcaagaaaagagcaTTGAATGTCTATCGTGCTTAGGTCTGGGCTCAGTCGAAATAATAGTCTTGTCGCTTAACCTCTATGAATACCTATCTGGTTATCTCTAAAATGCACATAATGATTTCCAGAGAGTTGCCAAGCATCTGGATTTGATAAGTACAGGTcagatgaggatgatgatgataggGTGATGATTGCTCTCTTGGAGGAGGCAACGGCAGCATCCCTGAAGTGTTCCTAGACGGGCACCTACCTTCATCTCAAGGAGGTTTTCTTTCTAGGTGTGTAATGCAGGGAAGTTTTCTAGTTGTCATCCAGAATTTGGGCAGTGCCACTGAAGGAGCGCTCGTGTCCAGAGTCCTGTCTTAGTCACTGTTTGGGAAATGAAATGCATGCTCAGAACCCAGAGATTTGATTCAGAGGCTTAAAATGAAATGGGCACCCATGGGAAAAAATAGCTTAAGACAAATAATCCTTTCATTGAGGTAGGGATAACTCTAAGGAGGCTGCCTAGAAAAGGTGAGTTCGCAGCCAGAAATTTTAcatggggggcagggaggggtggggtgggatgtgAAGGAGATTTCAGGAGAGCAATGGGGTAAGCGGGGGAGTTTTGGTTAGAGGAAGATCATATACAAAGTGAAGAAGCAGGAAATCTCATAGATTTGGATGAATTGAGAGGTCTGAGATTCTTAGCATAGTTGGCCGTCTTGAACCACTGAGGTTAACGTGGACTCACTGGTGTCTTCTCTCAGATACTGTGAAGAGATCCCTGTGGAAGAGAATGAAGTGAATGACAGCTCATCCAAGAGCAGCATAGAGACCAAGCCAGACGCCAGTCCACAGCTGCCCAAGAAATCCATCACCAACAGCACACTGACATCCACAGGGAGCAGTGAGGCCCCTGTCTCGGTATGGGCAGTCAGCCTTTGGCTTCTACCCCCAGTCCTGTGGCCGGCATTTCCTAGCATAGTTCACTGGGAACCCAATCTGGGGAGCAGGTAGAGAGGAGATTGGTTACATTGTGGTCAGTTTCTTCAAGGAGGCATTCTGGAGCAGATAGGCTCTCTGCATTCTAGTGGCGTAGCCGGGGGTCCAGAGCTGGGGCTAGGTGCCTGGGGTACAAGATTGGGTTTGACTTCTGAGCAGATGAAAACCATTTCAAGTCCGCTGTGTGGGCTTTGCTTTTGCTGGACTGCTGCTGATCAGCCCTTCTGATAGAGAACAATCCCAGGTGTTTTTTCACTGCCTTGATCTGACGTCAAAGTCATGCATGAATATAGAACTGTAGAACAATTAattgtttatccactcatttggttgatatttattgagtatacGTATTGTGGCTTGTTTCTCCACTGTGGTAGACTTTGTGGAAGCCGTAAAAATGTGTAAGAGGACCTCTGTCCTCTGGGACTCTGTTATAGAGGAGGTAGAACCTTGTTGAGGAAAGAGGGTCAGGGCGTgagctggcaggcaggagaaCAGGTAGGGTTCTTCAGGAAAGGACTCCCCCAAAGGGAACCTTGTGTTTCAGTAGGCTGTAAGTCAGACCACCTGCCCTTAGAATGAAAATGTTATTCATTGGATGCCTGGtctttattttccatctgtgaggttatctttaaaatgtaaagagtTGTATCAATTCCCTTCCAGGGCTAAGGAGagaatgagttttaaaaaatgcttatgaaGCCTTTCGAGCTTCTTAGGATAAACAGGTACTACCTGGAGGCAGGCTGACCCTGTTGCAGGATGGTGCAGGTGCGGCTCCAGGAAAGGGCCTGGCCCTGTGGGAACCAGCTTGTTGTGCTGTTGGAATGGCGAGCGTGAGAAGTGCAGTCAGTAGTCCTTGTACGGTGTTTGCCCATCCTCTGTGGCAGCTCTGGGGAAGGGCTTTGGAGCCTGACTCTGACTtcgctcctgagcagctgagctGGGAGTGTGAGAGCTGCCAAGGCTGGATCCCTAATCTCCTTTCGGAGAGTAGATCCAGACCAGGTTTCCCTGGTGGGTGACTCCTCTGTCTTGGCTGCAGTTTGATGGGCTGCCCCTGGAGGAGGAGGCGCTGGAGGGAGATGGGTCCCTGGAGAAGGAGCTCGCCATTGACAACATCATGGGAGAGAAGATTGAGATGATCGCTCCTGTGAACTCCCCTTCACTGGACTTCAATGACAATGAGGACATCCCCACTGAGCTCAGTGACTCTTCCGACACACACGATGAAGGTGGGCATTTGAAAACGGGTCAGGAGTGGCCCTTTCTCTATTTTGAAGGCTAAAAGGAGATCTCTATGTGGGGACTGGAGTTACTCTCTAGGCTCCTGGTGGAAAGATGGGAGCAGGGCTTCCTTAACAAAAGGCACCTGTGTTATTAGTCTACATCCCTGTTTTCAGTTATTTGCTGTAGGAGCCTCTCATAGATAATGCTTGGTTCTGTCATTTAGTCTTGTCACTAAATTTACCCCCTGTTGACATTGGCTTGCCTTGTGGCCCCTACCCTCAAAGACGTGCAAGGCTAGGCAATGTGTATAAGCCACAAGGAAGGCGCCAGTCAGCTGCTCCCTGGAAATAATTAGATTTTAACAGAAACAGCCTGAAGATAGTTGCAAAACTTGTTAATGCAAGTTTTGCAGCATGGGGTGTTTAGGCCCAGCTAGAAGAAAAGGTGTTGCTGAGTCAAATAGGGTTTGGAGACTCCCTTGTTGCTCTGATTTTTGTAAGCAGGTAGCTTCTAACTTCATGCCTGCGTAGGATTAGCTTCTAGGACCTCCATTGGGCACATGCTGCTGCTTACCTTCCATGGAGAGAAGCCAAATTCTCAGCATTCAAGAAATGGGTTGATGGATTTCCTCCACTGAATGAGTGGTCTGTTATGACTAGTGAGCGTATGAACACAGTGCTCCCTTGTGAATCTGTGGACACCTCTCCTGGGGGCCACCTGCAGTGGTTTTCTAACCTTTGGTTGGTTTACCCACCCCCATGTAGAGTCCAGGGTCAGCACAAATGACTGCATGGGTTGGGTACTGCCTAGTTCCGGGGTGCCATTCACATAAACGAAGGTGTGAATACCCCCTGTGCTGCGCTTGTGCAGTACCCATCTGTGCAGTCGTAGGACTTGACCCTACAGGGTACTTCAGAGTTCTCTGGTTTCCTCAGGGTCCTAGGGGTGCCAGAAAGGTCAGCCTCCTCCTGAGATCACATACCCACCCACGCAGGTGCAGTAATTAGGGACTGAGGGGTGCCAAGGGCTCGGGTGGAGCACTGAGGCTTTAGCAGCTCACCTGTATCCTCAGATGCATTCTCCTGTAGCAGCTGGAAAATTCAGATTACAGGTGAAATTCCCTGGCTGGTGATCTTCTGTATATGGACCACTGATGTGCCGGGAGGGCTCTGCATCCCTGAGACTGAAGGCAGCTCCACTTTTGGAGCCCTTCCACACCTTGCTCTGTGCGCCTCTCATTCTGGTTTGAATTCTTATTTTGCTATATGATGAAGCTGTAATCCTAAGTTTAAAAAGGGGAGTAGGTATTGACTCCATGGTAGAAATAGGCTGCCTTACAGAAGTGTAGTTAGGAATCATAGCCTGTTGGGCCAGCCCCAGCCTTAGCAGCAGTTCTGTACACTGATACTTCCAGATTAGTCTATGTTCCCTCAAACACACCTATGCCATGGGTTACAACTACAATTTGTTGTTGATTGGAGTTGACTTGCAGACTCTCAAAAccccattctttggatttaggcAACTTCGAGAAGTAgtcatttatttgaattttagtcTAAGATCAACTGAATTAGGGGGGTTTGAAAGTGTAAAAGCAAATCGTACATTCCCAAACACTTTGTAGAGAAGGAATGGGCAGAGTGTCCACTAAAGGAAATGGTGTGCATCCCAGCAAAGGAAAGAGTTTGAAAGCAAAGTCATAAACCGTGCCCATGAGCTCAGCTATCCTACTCTGTGGTCTCTCCATACCCTTGGTGGCTGTGCCCATGTTAGCCAGAGACGTAAGCTGGAGGATGTTCCTGGGGCCTCCTGCCCCTCCGCTGTCACTGTCTACTTCCTGATCCTCTCTTCTGTGCAGGGGAGGTCCAGGCCTTCTATGAGGACCTGAGTGGCCGGCAGTACGTGAATGAAGTCTTCAACTTCAGCGTGGACAAGCTCTATGACCTTCTCTTCACCAACTCACCCTTCCAGCGGGACTTCATGGAGCAGCGGCGCTTCTCTGGTCCGTTCTGCTGGGACTGTACCCCCCACTCCTCCCTCTTCGTCCTCGCTTCTTCCTTCTCTACGtttgcttccttcccttccctgttcCTCTTCCCGCACACCCTCCTTCCCTCGGCCACTTGAGGGCCCAAACACCGTCTCTCCAGCCTTCTGTGGTGTGGGAGCTCCCTCAGGCCCTGTTGCCCTCCCTTTTCACCAGCACTGCAGCTTCACCCTTGCCCACTGCATACCAGGCGCTCGATGCCAGCCCCTAAGACCTGTCCTGTCCCTGCCCTCACAGGGCTCACCATCTAGCAAAGCACAGCGGCTCTCCCTCGCTGGCAGCACCCACTCTATGCCACGCTTGTGATGTTATCTCATTCAGACCTCATAGCTACCCTGTGTGTGGACACCGATGAGGCTGCTGGAACTCAAACTGTTAGTGCTTGCTTGACCTCATGCAGCTAAGAAGGAGCTAGGCCGGGCCTCACATCTGGGATCTGGGGTTCATGCTTTGACCCTCTGGGCTtctgcctcctccccttcccccaaactCTTCCCACAGCAGGGACCTGTAAGCATCCAGCTATTACAAAGCATTTGGGCATCAGCGAGCCTGTGTGCCAAGAGGAGAGGGCATGCTGAGGGCACAGGGAGGTTATGGCTTAGAGGAGAGGACTTGTTCCCAAGGGACCCTAGGCCTTCGCCACAGTAACGCCAGTGTTGCCAGCACCCCCGTAGGTGGCCCCAACACCTCCTGTCCCAGCCCCAGGAACAATCAGCATTCTGGAGCCTTGTGTAGAATTTTGACAATGCTACAATGAGCCTCTTTCTGCTTCGACTACtcctcctcttcccaccctccgCCTGGCCCTCGGGCTCCCATTGGCTTCCTTTTGGGGGCTAGGCAGTAGTAAGCACAGTCCAGAAGGTCACTTGGAGGGGAAACTCAGATTGGGGCGGGGGGCTCTGCCCTCCCTTCCTCATTCCAGGGCTCTCCTCTACCCTTAGATATCATCTTCCATCCATGGAAAAAGGAGGAGAACGGAAACCAGAGCCGAGTGATTCTTTACACCATCACCCTTACCAACCCTCTGGCTCCCAAAACTGCCACTGTCAGGGAGACACAGGTGAGCAGAGCCGGCAGATGCACAGAAGAGCGGGCTGGAAATTCCTGTGTTCTGTCTTGAAGGATTCAGGGCAGATGTCAGGAAGGAGTTTCAGGGCACAAGTGTCATTTTGCCCCCAAGGCAGTGGTGGCATCTTGCTTGTTTAGATGCTGCTGATTCCAGCGATTCCGGTTCTCCTGTTCAGAAGtcgtggggtggggtgggctgggggaggCGGGAGAAGGTGCTTTTCCAAGCTTCTTGCTCCTGTTCAGTCTTGTCCAATGGACCTTTTCTGCCCACAGACCATGTACAAGGCGAGCCAGGAGAGTGAATGTTACGTGATAGATGCCGAAGTCCTCACCCACGACGTGCCCTACCATGACTACTTCTACACAATCAACCGCTACACGCTCACCCGCGTGGCTCGCAACAAGAGCCGACTCAGGTGCGCTGTGTGCAGGGCGCCGGGCAGTCAGACGGTGGTCCTTACCTTAGAGAACGTTCATTTGCTCCTGACggggaaggcagaggtggggtgTGCTTGGCTGCTCACTCTCTTTATTCTGCTTTCTCTCCGAAGCCTCCGGAGGCTCACCCGCCACCCTATTTTGAAAGAGTTAATTATTCTCTGCACTCTGTACATCTTGTTAGTAAAGCTTGTATAGCTACTGCTATTTATTGGTTGTGTATGGCTCATACAGTATAGTGTAGGCGCTTTACCTACCTTCACCGGAGTCTTTAGGATGACTCGAAGAGGTGgatttatcttcattttccagATAAAACTGAGTTTCGTATAAGTTAAGGAACTTTGCCAAGAGTCATGTCTTTAGTAAGCACAGAAACCCGCATCTTAGAGTTGTAAACCTGTGCCCTATCCACCATGCTGTGTGGGTTGCCATTAGTGTTAGACAGTGAGCTCCACGAGGACAGGAATTCCATTCCACTCACACTTCACTCCCAGCACCCAGCTGGGCCTGCACATACCAGAGTCCAGAGAACACTGATTGAGTGAATAATTAGTTCTGGGCACTGTGATGTGCCtccaaaggaaggaagaaatttcaACCCTGACATTTTAAGAAACTTGTAGTGTAATTGAAAAGGCAAGACACACACCCATTTGAAAATCATCAGACTGTTTACCTGTACCTCAGACCAAGTTTTTTTGGTTGTAAGGAGCCAAAAATTCACTGATGTAGTTCAAATTAAAGTTTAGTAAAAGGTTGCACGGGGATCTCTTGGGCTTCAACAAGTGCGCATCAAGAAGGTCCTTTGTGCTTCATGCCTATATTCTCacgctttgggaggcttaggcaggagggttgcttgagcccaggagttcaagaccagcctgggcaacgtagtgagaccctgtgtctgcaaaaaaattgaaagttattcaggagtggtggcatgtactgtagtcccagctactcaggaggctgaggtaggaggatcgtctaagcccaggagtttgaggctgcaatgagctatgattgcacagctgcactccagcctgggagacagagtaagaccctatctcttaaaaaagaggGCCTgcatctttttcattctcttggttACTTTTTGGGGATTGGGTGTTCTGTGCTTCCTCTTGAAGATGTACTCCTCCTTcagccttccttctcttcctccttccttcttttattttccttccttctctctccctcctatTCTTATCCTTTCCGCCACGGTGCCTAGGTTTCTTAATTCCGGGTTCCTCAGAGGATCTTTCAGTTGcatcttttctctgcagccttgcggAGGTAGCTGGTTGACCTTGAACAGACCGTTATAGGAAGGTGCTCATCCACGATGCAGTCAGCGGTTGTTGAGTTGGGGAGTGAGGTGTCTCCAACTACAGGCATTGTCCCATTGGGACATGGGTGGAGGTGGCACCCCTGAGGAGGGGGATGAGGGTGGCCTGGCAGCCTTAGTCACAGGGGGGATGGGGTGGGATGGATTAGCTGGGAGAATCTATTGACAGATACAGATGAACCTAAGGGGGGAGTCAGAGAGCAGGGCTGCTGCATAGGAGAGAAAAGAGCTGATACTGCAGGGGGTATGGGCAGAAGTGCCACCAGCGACTGGGAGCGAGAATGCTTGGAAAACAGCAAGAGCTGGCGAagtctggggtgcagtggagAGGCAGGAGCCAGGGCCAGCAATAGGggatactcttttttcttttttttttcggagacaggatcttactctcttccccaggttggagtgcagtggtttgatcatggctcactgcagcctcagcctcaacttcccattagctgggactacagacatgcccctggataattatttttatttttatttttgtagagatggagtctcactttattgcccagggtGACTGATGCTTTTAAAGGTTAAAGTCATAAAACCACAGAACTTGACTTAGACTTAAAAATCtctagagaaggagagaaggaccCTGATGAAAGGATGGGCCATCTTACTTTCTTTCAGTGTCAGTTTCTCAAAAGACTTGAACCTCAGGCAGAGCCTCCACTTGCCTGGCAGGCAGGCTGCTGGGCCCTATGTAAGACCCCTGAGAGGAGGCAGTGTGCCATCATAAGAGAACTCTGGAGTCAGAACCCTAGTTGTTAGCTTTTGCTCTGCTTAAATatcctatgcctcagttttctcatctataaaatggggataaatccACCAGCTCCACTGAGCTCAGAGGGTGGTCCTGGAGATCAGAGGATGTGATGGATGTGGAAAGACCTTTTAACTTACAAAGTTTAGTACAACTGTGAAGCGGCTTTGACCTTAATCCCGAATTTCCCTTTTCCCAGCAGAGGCAGGTCCACCCAGGAAATGACTGATCTTGTCTGGCTTGCTCCTCAGGGTCTCCACAGAGCTGCGCTATCGAAAACAGCCCTGGGGGTTAGTGAAAACCTTCATCGAGAAGAACTTCTGGAGTGGGCTGGAGGACTACTTCCGCCATTTGGGTAAGCACTGCAATCCTTGCTGCTAGCTGGGCTGCAGAGACAATAAACTGCACTCCTGCTGCCCACCATTCAGGGGAATGGTATTGAGAATAGAGGCAGAGACTGAAAGGTGAAGTAGTTTCCTGAGGTACCCACGCCTGCTCCAGATGTGGACACCAAATTTGGCATGTGTGTGGACACGTGCGTTTTTCAAGACTGTCTAGGATGTTTAGATCTTTGAGGGATCTATAACACCCTTCACCCCAAAAGGAACCACAGACCTAGTGACTCTGTGACAAGAAGTATTTGTAAAATGCCTGTGAATGCATCTATTTAAGAAGTGTATGCCCCAAATTGTATACATGAGGGTGCAGATATTGGGGACATATGGTTCCTTGCAATGCTGAACAACCCCAGAGGAAGGGTTTGACTGGGGTTGGGTCCCAGAAGTACCTCCTGAGGCTCGTGGGCATCTCTGAGGGTCATCAACCCACCCACCCAGCTTCCCAGAATACAGAATAGGAAAATGGTTCCGCAGAGAGTTGCATCTGGAGGGCTGAAGGTAGCCTCTTCTGTGGCCCTTTTTTCTCTGATAGAGAGCGAGCTGGCCAAGACAGAGAGCACTTATTTGGCTGAGATGCACAGACAATCTCCCAAAGAGAAGGCCAGCAAGACTACGACGGTGCGGAGGAGGAAGCGTCCCCATGCCCACCTGCGAGTCCCTCACCTGGAAGAGGTGATGAGCCCGGTCACCACGCCCACAGATGAGGATGTGGGCCACAGGATCAAACATGTGGCAGGTGTGTGCCAGGTGGCGACAGGTGGGGTGAACTGAGCTTTGGGCTGGAGCTGCATGCCCACACCAaggcacacacgtgcacactcatTTTGCGCCTTggatataatttgtatataatttgAACATAAGTCACTAAATCTGAGGCTCCCAATGCTCTGTTTCTCTTTGCTCTTTAAGTTCCTCAGCCC from Piliocolobus tephrosceles isolate RC106 chromosome 13, ASM277652v3, whole genome shotgun sequence encodes:
- the GRAMD1B gene encoding protein Aster-B isoform X4, with translation MESLTESGVLWSLLLEQESQLLQWYLKQLGHAPAAAEHHCWHGSEEIPAVLSPTYKQRNEDFRKLFKQLPDTERLIVDYSCALQRDILLQGRLYLSENWICFYSNIFRWETLLTVRLKDICSMTKEKTARLIPNAIQVCTDSEKHFFTSFGARDRTYMMMFRLWQNALLEKPLCPKELWHFVHQCYGNELGLTSDDEDYVPPDDDFNTMGYCEEIPVEENEVNDSSSKSSIETKPDASPQLPKKSITNSTLTSTGSSEAPVSFDGLPLEEEALEGDGSLEKELAIDNIMGEKIEMIAPVNSPSLDFNDNEDIPTELSDSSDTHDEGEVQAFYEDLSGRQYVNEVFNFSVDKLYDLLFTNSPFQRDFMEQRRFSDIIFHPWKKEENGNQSRVILYTITLTNPLAPKTATVRETQTMYKASQESECYVIDAEVLTHDVPYHDYFYTINRYTLTRVARNKSRLRVSTELRYRKQPWGLVKTFIEKNFWSGLEDYFRHLESELAKTESTYLAEMHRQSPKEKASKTTTVRRRKRPHAHLRVPHLEEVMSPVTTPTDEDVGHRIKHVAGSTQTRHIPEDTPNGFHLQSVSKLLLVISCVLVLLVILNMMLFYKLWMLEYTTQTLTAWQGLRLQERLPQSQTEWAQLLESQQKYHDTELQKWREIIKSSVMLLDQMKDSLINLQNGIRSRDYTSESEEKRNRYH
- the GRAMD1B gene encoding protein Aster-B isoform X3 gives rise to the protein MSASPSRSSSQQSSQQSSHDDDSSRFLSPRAREESTASNSNRSTPACSPILRKRSRSPTPQNQDGDTMVEKGSDHSSDKSPSTPEQGVQRSCSSQSGRSGGKNSKKSQSWYNVLSPTYKQRNEDFRKLFKQLPDTERLIVDYSCALQRDILLQGRLYLSENWICFYSNIFRWETLLTVRLKDICSMTKEKTARLIPNAIQVCTDSEKHFFTSFGARDRTYMMMFRLWQNALLEKPLCPKELWHFVHQCYGNELGLTSDDEDYVPPDDDFNTMGYCEEIPVEENEVNDSSSKSSIETKPDASPQLPKKSITNSTLTSTGSSEAPVSFDGLPLEEEALEGDGSLEKELAIDNIMGEKIEMIAPVNSPSLDFNDNEDIPTELSDSSDTHDEGEVQAFYEDLSGRQYVNEVFNFSVDKLYDLLFTNSPFQRDFMEQRRFSDIIFHPWKKEENGNQSRVILYTITLTNPLAPKTATVRETQTMYKASQESECYVIDAEVLTHDVPYHDYFYTINRYTLTRVARNKSRLRVSTELRYRKQPWGLVKTFIEKNFWSGLEDYFRHLESELAKTESTYLAEMHRQSPKEKASKTTTVRRRKRPHAHLRVPHLEEVMSPVTTPTDEDVGHRIKHVAGSTQTRHIPEDTPNGFHLQSVSKLLLVISCVLVLLVILNMMLFYKLWMLEYTTQTLTAWQGLRLQERLPQSQTEWAQLLESQQKYHDTELQKWREIIKSSVMLLDQMKDSLINLQNGIRSRDYTSESEEKRNRYH
- the GRAMD1B gene encoding protein Aster-B isoform X5, producing MVEKGSDHSSDKSPSTPEQGVQRSCSSQSGRSGGKNSKKSQSWYNVLSPTYKQRNEDFRKLFKQLPDTERLIVDYSCALQRDILLQGRLYLSENWICFYSNIFRWETLLTVRLKDICSMTKEKTARLIPNAIQVCTDSEKHFFTSFGARDRTYMMMFRLWQNALLEKPLCPKELWHFVHQCYGNELGLTSDDEDYVPPDDDFNTMGYCEEIPVEENEVNDSSSKSSIETKPDASPQLPKKSITNSTLTSTGSSEAPVSFDGLPLEEEALEGDGSLEKELAIDNIMGEKIEMIAPVNSPSLDFNDNEDIPTELSDSSDTHDEGEVQAFYEDLSGRQYVNEVFNFSVDKLYDLLFTNSPFQRDFMEQRRFSDIIFHPWKKEENGNQSRVILYTITLTNPLAPKTATVRETQTMYKASQESECYVIDAEVLTHDVPYHDYFYTINRYTLTRVARNKSRLRVSTELRYRKQPWGLVKTFIEKNFWSGLEDYFRHLESELAKTESTYLAEMHRQSPKEKASKTTTVRRRKRPHAHLRVPHLEEVMSPVTTPTDEDVGHRIKHVAGSTQTRHIPEDTPNGFHLQSVSKLLLVISCVLVLLVILNMMLFYKLWMLEYTTQTLTAWQGLRLQERLPQSQTEWAQLLESQQKYHDTELQKWREIIKSSVMLLDQMKDSLINLQNGIRSRDYTSESEEKRNRYH